In a genomic window of Campylobacter concisus ATCC 51562:
- a CDS encoding NADAR family protein, whose amino-acid sequence MKALGRQVHGFDAKVWDEIKFGVVLNATYLKFSQNAPFRDFLLQTGSKILVEASPVDKIWGIGLATSDENAQNPTKWRGQNLLGFALMRARDEIVKVYKNVHLLDAKELNLDHL is encoded by the coding sequence ATGAAGGCGCTTGGCAGGCAGGTGCATGGCTTTGACGCTAAGGTCTGGGATGAGATCAAATTTGGCGTCGTGCTAAATGCTACCTACCTAAAATTTAGCCAAAATGCACCTTTTCGAGACTTTTTGCTCCAAACTGGGAGTAAAATTTTAGTCGAGGCAAGTCCTGTTGATAAAATTTGGGGCATAGGTTTGGCCACAAGCGATGAAAATGCGCAAAATCCTACGAAGTGGCGAGGGCAAAATTTACTTGGCTTTGCGCTGATGAGGGCTAGAGACGAGATAGTAAAGGTCTATAAAAATGTCCATTTACTTGACGCTAAAGAGCTAAATTTAGATCATTTATAA
- the folP gene encoding dihydropteroate synthase encodes MKFYKINNKSDFDEICKAISPSPAGAKLMREKSEINFIFIDEIKTPAANILKQDALSVGAELVTHKDTILGKQSLNKALLMATNAQLRQLAKKEKLQDFGLKNLAAFLETKFIKPVKPLIMGVANINTDSFNEQSRINTQNGISKIEAMIEAGADYIDLGGVSSRPGSEYCGREEEFRRIKDIIEEIYRLNLHEKAKFSLDSFDEYCLEFALNHGFKMINDITANASLATLAARYDAEFCMMHMQGDPATMQVAPKYNDLIGEIADFFEQKIALAKELGAKKLVLDVGIGFGKTAEQNLLLIKHLEHFLKFDCPLLVGASRKSVINHYHPSEVKDRLPGSLYLHLKAFENGAQIIRTHDVAEHKQLFDMHEAMKQATLW; translated from the coding sequence TTGAAATTTTATAAGATAAATAACAAAAGTGACTTTGATGAAATTTGCAAAGCCATTTCGCCAAGTCCTGCTGGTGCGAAGCTCATGCGTGAAAAGAGCGAGATAAATTTTATATTTATAGATGAGATAAAAACCCCAGCGGCAAATATCCTAAAGCAAGATGCACTTAGCGTTGGAGCCGAGCTTGTGACGCATAAAGATACGATTTTGGGCAAACAGAGCCTAAACAAAGCCTTACTAATGGCGACAAATGCACAGCTTAGACAGCTAGCTAAAAAAGAGAAGTTGCAAGACTTTGGACTTAAAAATTTAGCAGCCTTTTTAGAGACAAAATTTATAAAGCCCGTAAAGCCTCTTATAATGGGCGTTGCAAATATAAACACAGATAGCTTTAACGAACAAAGCCGCATAAATACGCAAAATGGCATCTCAAAAATAGAAGCCATGATCGAAGCAGGTGCAGACTATATCGACCTTGGCGGCGTTAGCTCAAGGCCAGGGAGCGAGTATTGCGGACGTGAGGAGGAGTTTAGGCGCATAAAAGATATCATTGAAGAAATTTATAGGCTAAATTTACACGAAAAGGCGAAATTTAGCCTTGATAGCTTTGATGAGTATTGTTTAGAATTTGCGCTAAATCACGGCTTTAAGATGATAAATGACATCACGGCAAACGCCTCACTTGCCACGCTTGCGGCGCGATATGACGCTGAGTTTTGCATGATGCATATGCAAGGCGATCCAGCCACCATGCAGGTTGCGCCAAAATATAATGACTTAATCGGCGAGATAGCAGACTTTTTTGAGCAAAAGATAGCCCTAGCAAAGGAGCTTGGCGCCAAAAAGCTAGTGCTTGATGTGGGTATTGGCTTTGGCAAGACGGCTGAACAAAATTTATTGCTTATTAAGCATTTGGAGCATTTTTTGAAATTTGATTGCCCACTACTGGTAGGTGCAAGCCGCAAATCAGTCATAAATCACTACCACCCAAGCGAGGTCAAAGACCGCTTACCAGGCTCGCTTTATCTGCATCTAAAGGCCTTCGAAAACGGCGCACAGATCATTAGAACACACGATGTGGCAGAGCACAAGCAGCTTTTTGATATGCATGAGGCGATGAAGCAAGCCACGCTTTGGTAG